One genomic region from Thermoleptolyngbya sichuanensis A183 encodes:
- a CDS encoding succinate dehydrogenase/fumarate reductase flavoprotein subunit, with product MIDHDVVIVGGGLAGCRAAVEIARMNPSLSVAVIAKTHPIRSHSVAAQGGMAASLKNVDSEDSWEAHAFDTVKGSDYLADQDAVEILTREAPDVVIDLEHMGVLFSRLPDGRIAQRAFGGHSHNRTCYAADKTGHAILHELVNNLRRYGVHIYDEWYVMRLILEEEQAKGLVMFRIRDGHLEVVRAKAVMFATGGYGRVYNTTSNDFASTGDGLAMTAAAGLPLEDMEFVQFHPTGVYGVGVLISEAVRGEGAYLVNSEGDRFMKTYAPSRMELAPRDITSRAIVKEIRAGRGIHRDGSAGGPFVHLDVRHLGREKIMSRIPFAWEEAHRLLGVDAVHEPIPVRPTVHYSMGGIPTNTDGQVRSGDETLVEGFFAAGETACVSVHGANRLGSNSLLECVVYGRRTGAAIARYVQNRKLPDLNETPYLSEARQRIQTLLDQRGEHRINTVRQAFQDCMTDHCGVFRTEEVMQAGLQKLQTIRQQAGNIFLDDKGKLWNTELIEALELQSLLTVGEIILTGALNRKESRGSHCREDCPDRDDVNFLQHTMAYYSPAGIELRYRPVTITQFQPQERKY from the coding sequence ATGATTGATCACGACGTTGTGATTGTGGGCGGCGGACTGGCCGGATGCCGCGCCGCTGTCGAAATTGCCCGCATGAATCCATCCCTCAGCGTGGCGGTGATTGCCAAAACGCACCCGATTCGCTCCCACTCGGTCGCTGCCCAGGGCGGCATGGCGGCCTCGCTCAAAAATGTCGATAGCGAAGATTCTTGGGAAGCCCACGCCTTCGACACCGTGAAGGGATCTGACTATCTCGCCGACCAGGACGCAGTGGAAATCCTCACCCGCGAAGCGCCCGACGTGGTGATCGACTTGGAACACATGGGCGTGCTATTTTCGCGCCTGCCTGACGGACGCATCGCCCAGCGAGCCTTTGGCGGCCATTCCCACAACCGCACCTGCTACGCCGCCGACAAAACCGGGCACGCCATCCTGCACGAACTGGTGAACAACCTGCGGCGTTACGGCGTTCACATCTACGACGAGTGGTACGTCATGCGCCTGATTTTGGAAGAGGAGCAGGCGAAAGGACTGGTGATGTTCCGCATTCGCGATGGGCATCTGGAAGTGGTGCGGGCAAAGGCGGTGATGTTTGCTACGGGGGGCTATGGGCGCGTGTATAACACCACGTCCAATGACTTTGCCTCGACAGGCGACGGGCTGGCCATGACGGCAGCCGCCGGATTACCCCTGGAAGACATGGAGTTTGTGCAGTTTCACCCAACAGGCGTGTATGGCGTGGGGGTGCTGATTTCGGAGGCGGTGCGCGGCGAAGGGGCCTACCTGGTGAACTCGGAAGGCGATCGCTTCATGAAGACCTACGCCCCCAGCCGCATGGAACTGGCTCCGCGAGACATTACCTCACGGGCGATCGTGAAAGAGATTCGAGCCGGACGCGGCATTCACCGAGACGGCAGCGCGGGCGGCCCCTTCGTCCATCTCGACGTGCGCCACCTCGGTCGCGAAAAGATTATGAGCCGCATTCCCTTTGCCTGGGAGGAAGCTCATCGGCTGCTGGGCGTAGACGCGGTGCATGAGCCGATCCCTGTGCGCCCGACGGTGCATTATTCGATGGGCGGCATTCCCACCAACACTGACGGACAGGTGCGGAGCGGCGACGAGACGCTAGTGGAAGGCTTTTTTGCCGCCGGGGAAACGGCCTGCGTGTCGGTGCATGGCGCAAACCGCCTGGGCAGCAACTCGCTGCTAGAGTGCGTGGTGTATGGGCGGCGGACGGGGGCGGCGATCGCCCGCTATGTGCAAAACCGCAAGCTACCCGACCTGAACGAGACACCCTACCTCAGCGAAGCCCGTCAGCGTATCCAAACCCTGCTCGACCAGCGCGGCGAACACCGAATCAACACGGTGCGGCAAGCCTTTCAGGACTGCATGACCGATCACTGCGGCGTGTTTCGCACTGAAGAGGTAATGCAAGCAGGGCTGCAAAAGCTGCAAACGATTCGCCAGCAGGCGGGCAATATCTTCCTAGACGACAAAGGCAAACTGTGGAACACCGAGCTAATCGAAGCTCTGGAGCTACAAAGCCTGCTCACTGTGGGCGAAATCATCCTCACGGGCGCACTGAACCGCAAAGAAAGCCGGGGGTCGCACTGCCGCGAAGACTGCCCCGATCGCGACGATGTGAACTTCCTTCAGCACACAATGGCTTACTACTCGCCTGCGGGCATTGAGCTACGCTATCGCCCGGTGACTATCACTCAGTTCCAGCCCCAAGAGCGGAAATACTAG
- a CDS encoding F0F1 ATP synthase subunit gamma codes for MANLKAIRDRIQSVKNTKKITEAMRLVASAKVRRAQEQVIATRPFADRLAQVLYGLQARMQFEDVDLPLLKSREVQTVGLLVISGDRGLCGGYNSNIIKRAEARSRELQAEGLNYRFVLVGRKALQYFQRRNQPIDASFSGLEQIPTAAEAAKISDEVLSLFLSETVDRVELIYTKFVSLVSSRPVIQTLLPLDPQGLETPDDEIFRLTTRCGEFAVEREKVATPDVRSFPQDMIFEQDPVQILNALLPLYLNNQLLRALQESAASELAARMTAMNNASDNASELMKTLTLTYNKARQAAITQEILEVVAGANALQ; via the coding sequence ATGGCAAACCTGAAGGCAATTCGCGATCGCATCCAGTCGGTCAAGAATACCAAGAAAATTACAGAGGCAATGCGCCTAGTGGCTTCTGCAAAAGTCCGCCGCGCCCAGGAGCAGGTGATTGCGACTCGCCCTTTTGCCGATCGTCTGGCGCAGGTGCTATACGGCTTGCAAGCGCGGATGCAGTTTGAAGATGTCGATCTGCCGCTGCTGAAGTCGCGGGAGGTGCAGACCGTTGGGCTGCTGGTGATTTCGGGCGATCGCGGTTTGTGTGGCGGCTACAACAGCAACATCATCAAACGGGCAGAAGCGCGATCCCGCGAGCTACAGGCCGAGGGTCTAAACTATCGCTTTGTATTGGTTGGACGGAAAGCGCTGCAATACTTCCAGCGCCGCAACCAGCCCATCGATGCCAGCTTTTCCGGGCTAGAGCAAATCCCAACGGCTGCGGAAGCGGCAAAGATTTCTGATGAGGTGCTGTCGCTGTTCCTGTCGGAAACCGTGGATCGGGTCGAGCTAATCTATACCAAGTTTGTGTCGTTGGTCAGTTCTCGCCCGGTGATTCAGACGCTACTGCCGCTTGACCCGCAGGGACTGGAAACACCAGATGACGAAATCTTCCGGCTGACGACTCGATGCGGCGAGTTTGCGGTGGAGCGGGAAAAAGTCGCTACGCCAGATGTACGGTCTTTCCCCCAAGACATGATCTTTGAGCAAGATCCAGTGCAGATTTTGAACGCGCTGCTGCCGCTCTATCTCAATAACCAGCTTTTGCGGGCGCTGCAAGAGTCCGCCGCCAGCGAACTGGCCGCCCGGATGACTGCTATGAACAACGCCAGTGACAACGCCAGCGAACTGATGAAGACACTGACACTGACTTATAACAAGGCGCGTCAGGCCGCGATCACCCAGGAAATTCTTGAGGTGGTGGCAGGTGCAAACGCCTTGCAGTAG
- the atpA gene encoding F0F1 ATP synthase subunit alpha: MVAIRPDEISSIIRQQIEQYDQQVKVSNVGTVLQVGDGIARVYGLENVMASELLEFEDGTIGLALNLEEDSVGAVLMGEGLNIQEGSTVRSTGRVASIPVGEAYLGRVVDALARPIDGKGEIAATDSRLLESPAPGIVQRKSVYEPMQTGITAIDAMIPIGRGQRELIIGDRQTGKTAVALDTILNQKGGDVICVYVAVGQKASTVAQVVDALQSRGALEYTIVVAANASDPAPLQYLAPYTGATLAEYFMYKGKHTLVVYDDLSKQAQAYRQMSLLLRRPPGREAYPGDVFYLHSRLLERAAKLSPELGEGSMTALPIVETQAGDVSAYIPTNVISITDGQIFLSSDLFNSGLRPAVNAGISVSRVGSAAQTKAMKKVAGKVKLELAQFAELEAFTQFASDLDKATQDQLARGQRLRELLKQPQYSPLSVAEQVAVIYSGINGYLDDIPVEKVTAFTKGLRDYLKTSKAKYIEIVQGQKVLTDEAEGLLKEAIAEYKQTFLAGLK; encoded by the coding sequence ATGGTAGCAATTAGACCAGACGAAATTAGCAGCATTATTCGCCAGCAAATCGAGCAATATGACCAGCAAGTTAAGGTTTCCAACGTGGGAACCGTGCTGCAGGTCGGCGACGGAATTGCCCGTGTCTATGGATTAGAGAACGTTATGGCCAGCGAACTGCTGGAATTTGAAGACGGCACGATTGGTCTGGCGCTGAACCTGGAAGAAGACAGTGTGGGTGCTGTGCTGATGGGCGAAGGTCTGAATATTCAGGAGGGCAGCACTGTACGCTCGACGGGTCGAGTCGCCTCGATTCCTGTTGGGGAAGCCTATCTGGGTCGTGTGGTCGATGCGCTGGCACGTCCGATTGACGGTAAGGGGGAGATTGCCGCGACTGATTCTCGCCTGCTGGAATCTCCTGCACCCGGTATTGTGCAACGGAAATCGGTGTACGAGCCGATGCAGACCGGGATTACGGCGATCGATGCTATGATTCCAATTGGTCGTGGTCAGCGTGAGCTAATCATTGGTGACCGTCAGACGGGCAAGACCGCTGTTGCGCTGGACACCATCCTGAACCAGAAAGGCGGGGATGTGATCTGCGTTTACGTTGCGGTGGGACAGAAAGCCTCGACGGTGGCTCAGGTAGTGGATGCACTCCAGTCTCGTGGCGCATTGGAATACACCATCGTTGTCGCAGCAAACGCCAGTGATCCTGCGCCGCTGCAATACCTGGCTCCCTACACGGGCGCAACCCTGGCAGAGTATTTCATGTACAAAGGCAAGCATACGCTGGTGGTGTATGACGACCTTTCCAAGCAAGCTCAGGCATACCGCCAGATGTCGCTGCTGTTGCGTCGTCCGCCCGGACGGGAAGCCTACCCTGGCGATGTGTTTTATCTCCACTCACGCCTGCTAGAGCGGGCTGCAAAGCTCAGCCCTGAACTGGGTGAGGGCAGCATGACGGCGCTGCCAATCGTGGAAACCCAGGCGGGCGACGTGTCGGCCTATATTCCAACGAACGTCATTTCGATTACGGACGGACAAATCTTCCTGTCTTCTGATCTGTTCAACTCAGGTCTGCGTCCGGCGGTGAACGCAGGTATTTCGGTGTCTCGCGTGGGATCTGCGGCACAGACCAAGGCGATGAAGAAAGTCGCAGGTAAGGTGAAGCTGGAACTGGCTCAGTTTGCTGAACTGGAAGCCTTTACTCAGTTTGCGTCTGACCTAGACAAGGCGACCCAGGATCAGCTAGCGCGGGGTCAGCGCCTGCGGGAGCTGCTGAAGCAGCCACAGTATTCGCCGCTGTCGGTGGCGGAGCAGGTGGCTGTGATTTACTCCGGGATTAACGGCTATCTGGATGATATTCCGGTGGAAAAGGTAACTGCGTTCACCAAGGGACTGCGCGACTATTTAAAGACCAGCAAGGCCAAGTACATCGAAATCGTCCAGGGGCAAAAGGTGCTGACAGATGAGGCAGAAGGACTGTTGAAAGAGGCGATCGCCGAATACAAGCAAACCTTCCTGGCAGGACTGAAGTAG
- the atpH gene encoding ATP synthase F1 subunit delta, translating to MRDSITASEVSEPYAQALMSLAKSSDLIDRFGEDVAFLRSLLAESEELQQVLANPLIKPEAKKGILRQLASEQVHPYTLNFLFLLVDRGRILFLDNICKQYQALLRELKQAVLAEVSAPVELTEAQQEAVRNKVKELTGAQQVDLETRINPDLIGGVVIKVGSQVYDTSLRGQLRRIGLKLMGSS from the coding sequence ATGAGAGATTCAATTACAGCATCCGAAGTATCGGAGCCTTACGCACAGGCTTTGATGTCGCTTGCCAAATCCAGTGATTTGATTGACCGCTTTGGTGAAGATGTCGCATTCTTGCGATCGCTCCTGGCCGAATCAGAAGAACTTCAGCAAGTCTTGGCGAACCCGCTGATTAAGCCTGAGGCCAAGAAAGGCATTTTGCGCCAGCTTGCATCAGAGCAGGTTCATCCCTATACGCTCAACTTTCTGTTTCTGCTGGTGGATCGGGGTCGAATTCTGTTTCTAGACAACATTTGCAAGCAGTATCAGGCGCTCCTGCGCGAACTGAAGCAGGCCGTTCTGGCGGAGGTCAGTGCGCCTGTTGAATTGACCGAAGCCCAGCAAGAAGCGGTTCGCAACAAGGTCAAAGAGCTGACGGGTGCCCAGCAAGTTGATTTGGAAACTCGCATCAATCCTGATCTGATTGGTGGAGTCGTGATCAAGGTGGGTTCTCAAGTGTATGACACAAGCCTGCGGGGCCAACTGCGACGCATCGGACTGAAGCTAATGGGTTCTAGCTAG
- a CDS encoding F0F1 ATP synthase subunit B has product MEILGSLLAIAATAGEAAEAAEEGGFGLNFDLLDTNLINLAIIIGVLVYFGRGFLGKTLSDRRAKIEASIKEAEQRKQEAAALLAEQQQKLAQAQEEAARIRSEAEAQAAAASAAILEQATQDVARMQAAADQDVAAEEQRVVNELRQRVAALALQQVEARLKGGLSENAQQQLIDRGIAALGG; this is encoded by the coding sequence ATGGAGATACTAGGGAGTTTGTTGGCGATCGCCGCAACAGCGGGAGAAGCGGCTGAAGCGGCCGAAGAAGGCGGCTTCGGGCTGAATTTTGACCTGCTAGACACAAACCTGATTAACCTCGCCATCATCATTGGTGTCTTGGTATATTTTGGTCGCGGCTTTTTAGGGAAAACGCTGAGCGATCGGCGGGCGAAAATCGAAGCTTCGATCAAGGAAGCGGAGCAGCGCAAGCAGGAAGCCGCCGCTCTCCTGGCAGAGCAGCAGCAAAAGCTGGCACAGGCTCAAGAAGAAGCGGCTCGTATTCGCTCAGAAGCAGAAGCTCAGGCAGCCGCAGCGAGTGCCGCAATTCTAGAGCAGGCGACGCAGGATGTGGCTCGAATGCAGGCGGCGGCGGATCAGGATGTCGCCGCAGAAGAGCAGCGCGTTGTGAACGAACTGCGTCAGCGAGTGGCAGCGCTTGCGCTCCAGCAGGTCGAGGCAAGGTTGAAAGGCGGACTGAGCGAAAATGCCCAGCAGCAATTAATCGATCGCGGCATTGCGGCATTGGGAGGTTAG
- a CDS encoding F0F1 ATP synthase subunit B', which translates to MVYWTFLLAEEGGGGLFDLDATLPLMALQFMLLVAVLNVTFYKPLGKALDDREGYIRANQSEAKERLAKAEALAKQYETEAAEVRRQSIAIVSAAEADAQKIAAQKIAEAQQIAQAQREQAQKDLDAQKAAALQSLEQQVDELSRQILEKVTGGVALG; encoded by the coding sequence ATGGTTTATTGGACATTCTTACTGGCTGAAGAGGGCGGCGGTGGTCTGTTTGACCTGGATGCCACACTGCCGCTGATGGCGCTTCAGTTTATGCTGCTGGTTGCAGTGCTCAACGTCACTTTTTACAAGCCGTTGGGAAAGGCACTGGATGACCGCGAGGGCTACATCCGCGCCAATCAGTCAGAGGCGAAGGAGCGTCTGGCAAAAGCAGAGGCGCTGGCTAAGCAGTATGAGACTGAGGCAGCCGAGGTTCGCCGTCAGTCGATCGCAATTGTCTCAGCGGCTGAGGCAGATGCTCAGAAGATCGCAGCTCAAAAGATTGCCGAAGCCCAGCAGATTGCTCAGGCTCAGCGAGAGCAAGCGCAAAAGGACTTAGACGCTCAAAAGGCTGCGGCATTGCAGTCTTTAGAGCAGCAGGTGGATGAATTGAGCCGTCAGATTTTGGAAAAGGTGACGGGTGGTGTTGCGCTTGGCTAG
- the atpE gene encoding ATP synthase F0 subunit C has translation MDPIISAASVVAAALAVGLAAIGPGIGQGNAAGQAVEGIARQPEAEGKIRGTLLLSLAFMEALTIYGLVVALVLLFANPFA, from the coding sequence ATGGATCCGATTATTTCTGCTGCTTCGGTTGTGGCTGCTGCGCTGGCTGTAGGTCTGGCGGCGATTGGCCCTGGCATCGGTCAAGGGAATGCCGCTGGTCAGGCAGTTGAAGGGATTGCTCGTCAGCCCGAAGCAGAGGGCAAGATTCGCGGTACGCTGCTGCTGAGCTTGGCGTTTATGGAAGCGCTGACGATCTACGGTCTGGTGGTGGCGCTGGTGCTGCTGTTTGCTAACCCCTTTGCCTAA
- the atpB gene encoding F0F1 ATP synthase subunit A, translating to METLLSLNVFNAFPLAELEVGKHFYWQLGNLKLHGQVFLTSWFVIGLLVLVTFLASRNIQRVPSGLQNLMEYGLEFIRDLAKNQIGEKEYRPWVPFVGTLFLFIFVSNWSGALVPWKLFKLPEGELGAPTADINTTVALALLTSLAYFYAGFSRKGLGYFGNYVQPVPFMLPFKIIEDFTKPLSLSFRLFGNILADELVVGVLVLLVPLFVPLPVMALGLFTSAIQALIFATLAAAYIGEAMEDHHGEGHEEH from the coding sequence ATGGAAACGTTGCTTTCTCTTAACGTCTTCAATGCCTTTCCGCTTGCTGAGCTAGAAGTCGGCAAACACTTCTATTGGCAGTTAGGAAATCTAAAGCTGCATGGGCAGGTGTTCCTCACCTCGTGGTTTGTAATCGGCCTTTTGGTGCTGGTCACGTTCCTGGCAAGCCGTAATATTCAGCGCGTTCCCTCTGGGCTACAAAACCTAATGGAATACGGGCTAGAGTTCATTCGCGATCTGGCGAAAAACCAGATTGGTGAAAAGGAATATCGCCCCTGGGTTCCGTTTGTGGGCACGCTGTTTCTGTTCATCTTCGTGAGCAACTGGTCGGGTGCGCTGGTTCCCTGGAAGCTCTTTAAGCTGCCAGAGGGTGAACTGGGTGCGCCGACTGCCGATATCAACACCACGGTTGCGCTGGCGCTGCTGACCTCGCTGGCCTATTTCTACGCAGGGTTTAGCCGCAAGGGATTAGGCTATTTCGGCAACTACGTGCAGCCTGTGCCGTTTATGCTGCCGTTCAAGATTATTGAAGATTTCACCAAGCCGCTCTCCCTCAGCTTCCGACTTTTCGGAAACATCTTGGCGGATGAGCTGGTGGTGGGTGTGTTGGTTCTCCTGGTGCCGCTGTTTGTGCCGCTGCCCGTGATGGCGCTTGGCCTCTTTACGAGTGCAATTCAGGCGCTCATCTTTGCGACGCTGGCGGCAGCCTACATCGGCGAGGCAATGGAGGATCACCACGGTGAAGGGCATGAGGAGCACTAG
- a CDS encoding ATP synthase subunit I has product MTTPDLPPETNTNAPADPAAPESSDSSAALSAQPDASMQEYYKLQNHLLLTTLVMAAVIFSSVWAVYSLNIALNYLIGACTGVVYLRMLARNVEQLGREKGRIGNTRLVLLVGLILIASRWNQLQIMPIFLGFLTYKAAVILYMLRTSILPSQG; this is encoded by the coding sequence GTGACCACGCCAGATCTCCCACCCGAAACCAATACGAACGCTCCGGCTGATCCTGCTGCTCCAGAGAGCAGCGACTCCTCTGCCGCCCTGTCAGCCCAGCCCGATGCATCCATGCAGGAATACTACAAGCTTCAGAACCATCTGCTGCTAACAACGCTTGTCATGGCTGCGGTCATTTTTAGTTCTGTGTGGGCAGTCTACTCTCTGAATATTGCTCTCAATTACCTGATTGGAGCGTGCACAGGTGTGGTTTACTTGAGAATGTTGGCTAGAAACGTTGAGCAGCTAGGCCGAGAAAAGGGACGAATTGGAAACACTCGTCTCGTTCTCTTGGTGGGTTTGATTCTGATTGCTTCTCGCTGGAATCAGCTTCAAATTATGCCTATTTTTTTAGGCTTCCTGACCTATAAAGCTGCGGTCATTCTCTATATGTTGCGGACATCTATCCTCCCCTCACAGGGATAG
- a CDS encoding class I SAM-dependent methyltransferase, with protein MSDSQAVSAAVARLYDTYPFPPEPLLDEPPPGYNWRWNWLAAYSFCTGRRPARQDIRILDAGCGTGVGTEYLVHLNPQAQVTGIDLSAGALSVAQERCRRSGADRATFHHLSLYDADQLPGEFDLINCVGVLHHLPDPIRGIQALAKKLAPGGIMHIFVYGELGRWEIKLMQQAIALLQQDRRGDYTDGVQLGRAIFASLPKNNRLVRREQERWSLENQKDECFADMYVHPQEIDYNIDTLFELIDASGLEFLGFSNPRVWDLERLLGKSPELMQRAEGLGDRQRYRLIELLDPDTITHYEFFLGRPPLERYNWSSDASLLSAIPTLSPCIDGWDSRCVFNYDYQIINLSEAEWGFLKACEKNDGRAIAQILQDQPLPLDSVRNLQRQQLLLLTPAT; from the coding sequence ATGTCCGATTCTCAGGCTGTGAGCGCGGCGGTTGCGCGGCTATATGACACCTATCCGTTTCCCCCAGAGCCGCTGCTGGATGAACCGCCACCGGGTTATAACTGGCGCTGGAACTGGCTAGCAGCCTACAGCTTTTGCACCGGACGCAGACCCGCACGGCAGGATATTCGGATTTTGGATGCAGGCTGTGGAACGGGCGTGGGGACGGAATATCTGGTGCATCTGAATCCGCAAGCGCAGGTGACGGGGATTGACCTGAGCGCGGGGGCGCTGTCGGTGGCGCAGGAGCGGTGTCGGCGATCTGGGGCCGATCGCGCTACCTTTCACCACCTGAGTTTGTACGATGCGGATCAGCTACCGGGTGAGTTTGACCTGATTAACTGCGTCGGCGTGCTGCACCACCTGCCTGACCCGATTCGCGGGATTCAGGCGTTGGCGAAAAAGCTGGCTCCGGGTGGCATAATGCATATCTTTGTCTATGGGGAATTGGGACGCTGGGAAATTAAGCTGATGCAGCAGGCGATCGCCCTCCTTCAGCAAGATCGCCGGGGCGACTATACCGACGGCGTGCAGCTAGGGCGGGCCATCTTTGCCAGCCTGCCCAAAAACAACCGCCTAGTGCGGCGCGAACAGGAGCGCTGGTCGCTGGAAAACCAAAAAGACGAGTGCTTTGCCGATATGTACGTGCATCCGCAGGAAATCGACTACAACATCGACACCTTGTTTGAACTCATTGATGCATCGGGGCTGGAATTCTTGGGCTTCTCAAACCCTCGCGTGTGGGATCTGGAGCGACTGCTGGGCAAGTCGCCGGAGTTGATGCAGCGGGCCGAAGGTCTGGGCGATCGCCAGCGTTACCGCCTGATCGAACTGCTCGATCCCGACACCATCACCCACTACGAGTTCTTTTTGGGTCGGCCGCCGCTAGAGCGTTACAACTGGTCATCGGATGCCAGCCTGCTCAGCGCCATTCCCACCCTCAGCCCCTGCATCGACGGCTGGGATAGTCGCTGCGTGTTTAACTACGACTACCAGATCATCAACCTCAGCGAGGCCGAGTGGGGCTTTCTCAAGGCTTGTGAGAAGAATGACGGAAGGGCGATCGCCCAAATCCTGCAAGACCAGCCGTTGCCCCTAGACAGCGTTCGCAACCTCCAGCGCCAACAACTGCTGCTGCTAACCCCAGCAACTTAG
- the murJ gene encoding murein biosynthesis integral membrane protein MurJ, producing the protein MSKARSLAGIAGIVAIATLLSKVFGLFRQQAIAAAFGTGPVFGAFNFAYVIPGFLLILLGGINGPFHSAIVSVLSKRKQEEVAPIVEGITTLVVSILLLVTVGLIAFAEPMMSLVAPGLFLSAADAAREGMSPETYATLQQTRDIAIQQFKIMAPMAVLAGLVGIGFGALNAANQYWLPSISPLFSSVTVLLGLGGLAWYLGDRITDPQYAMLGGAVLAWSTLAGALLQWLVQLPAQWKSGLGTLRPRFNFNDPAVREVIHVMGPATFSSGMMQINVWTDLFFASFIPNAAAAVSAMGYAGLLALTPLGILSNVILVPLLPVFSRLTAPQDWPDLKLRIRQGLITTALTMLPISALMIVLAVPISRVVYERYAFRPEDSLLTATVLMAYSVGMFVYLGRDVLVRVFYALEDSLTPFRISIANIFLNALLDFLLVRPYGAVGLVLATVGVNLISMLIMLAILHRRLQGLPLRQWGGLTALLALGSGLAGGVAWAVLQGCEEWLGNQGFGVLLVNLCLAGGVGLLVFGWFATRLRLPEVDAFVSRLSQRFLRR; encoded by the coding sequence GTGTCCAAAGCCCGCTCACTTGCCGGAATCGCTGGAATTGTTGCCATTGCTACGCTGCTGAGCAAGGTGTTTGGCTTGTTTCGCCAGCAGGCGATCGCCGCCGCTTTTGGCACGGGCCCCGTGTTTGGCGCGTTCAACTTTGCCTATGTAATTCCGGGCTTTTTGCTGATTTTGCTGGGCGGGATCAACGGGCCCTTTCACAGTGCGATTGTCAGCGTCTTGTCGAAGCGCAAGCAAGAAGAAGTCGCGCCGATTGTGGAAGGAATCACGACGCTGGTGGTCAGCATTTTGCTGCTGGTGACGGTGGGCTTGATTGCGTTTGCAGAGCCAATGATGAGCCTGGTGGCTCCGGGTCTGTTTCTCTCGGCGGCCGATGCGGCGCGGGAGGGGATGTCGCCGGAAACCTATGCCACGCTCCAGCAGACGCGAGACATTGCCATTCAGCAGTTCAAGATTATGGCTCCGATGGCGGTGCTGGCGGGGCTGGTGGGCATCGGCTTTGGCGCGTTGAATGCGGCCAATCAATACTGGCTGCCGTCCATCAGCCCGCTGTTTAGCAGCGTCACGGTGCTGCTGGGGTTGGGGGGACTGGCGTGGTATCTGGGCGATCGCATCACCGATCCGCAATACGCCATGCTGGGCGGCGCGGTGCTGGCCTGGTCTACCCTAGCGGGGGCGCTGCTGCAATGGCTGGTGCAGCTACCCGCCCAGTGGAAATCCGGCTTGGGCACGCTGCGACCCCGGTTCAACTTCAACGATCCCGCCGTGCGCGAGGTGATCCACGTCATGGGCCCGGCGACGTTTTCTTCAGGCATGATGCAGATTAACGTATGGACGGATTTGTTTTTCGCGTCCTTTATTCCCAACGCGGCGGCGGCTGTTTCGGCAATGGGCTATGCAGGGCTGCTGGCGCTGACCCCGCTGGGCATTTTGTCAAACGTCATCCTGGTGCCGCTGCTGCCTGTGTTTTCTCGCCTCACCGCACCGCAAGACTGGCCCGACCTCAAGCTCCGCATCCGTCAAGGACTGATCACCACGGCTCTGACCATGCTGCCCATCAGCGCCCTGATGATCGTGTTGGCTGTCCCCATTTCGCGGGTGGTCTACGAGCGCTATGCCTTCCGCCCCGAAGACTCGCTGCTCACCGCTACCGTGCTGATGGCCTATTCCGTCGGCATGTTTGTGTATCTGGGGCGCGACGTGCTGGTGCGCGTGTTTTATGCCCTGGAAGACAGCCTCACGCCGTTCCGCATTAGCATTGCCAATATCTTCCTAAATGCGCTGCTGGACTTTTTGCTGGTGCGTCCCTACGGCGCGGTGGGGCTGGTGCTGGCGACTGTCGGCGTGAACCTGATTTCGATGCTGATTATGCTGGCTATTTTGCACCGTCGCCTGCAAGGGCTGCCGCTGCGTCAGTGGGGCGGACTGACGGCGCTGCTGGCCCTGGGCAGCGGGCTGGCAGGCGGGGTAGCGTGGGCGGTGCTTCAGGGCTGCGAGGAATGGCTCGGCAACCAGGGCTTTGGCGTGCTGCTAGTGAATCTGTGTCTTGCAGGCGGCGTAGGGCTGCTGGTATTTGGGTGGTTTGCCACGCGGCTACGGCTGCCGGAGGTGGATGCGTTTGTGAGTCGGTTAAGCCAGCGATTTTTGAGGCGATAA